From one Paramormyrops kingsleyae isolate MSU_618 chromosome 1, PKINGS_0.4, whole genome shotgun sequence genomic stretch:
- the LOC111859686 gene encoding disintegrin and metalloproteinase domain-containing protein 23-like isoform X5 yields the protein MYLIFVSSLLASILVSWLSLIAVASTVTSAVENEFLKAATSPGVSSDNSTRHREEREVTYPSRLIYYLNEDSESTYHDLDTKTRNQDGENQVVHLAQASFKLEAFGSRFILDLTLNNDLLSSDYVEIHYEDGGKPVLSKGGEHCYYHGHVRGVKDSRVALSTCNGLHGMFDDGNYVYNIEPLQQTHLIDMAARPHNLCRTHTLQWARDPDSLKMSWLRRRKKRAMPRSVFEEMKYLELMIVADHNMYKRHKTKQHTKNFAKSVVNLVDGVFKDQLHTRVVLVGMEIWTERDQIPISVRPLEMLRDFAKYRQQSIKQYADVVQLFSNVTFHYRRSSAAYFAGVCSSSRGVGVNEYGNTWTMAASLLQSLAQNLGIQWDPAIKRKDCGCVDSWVGCIMEDTGIQHPRRFSKCSISDYKEFLLKGRGSCLFNRPNKLFEATECGNGYVEVGEECDCGLRVDCYRQCCKKCSLANGAHCSDGRCCNNTCLFFPRGNTCRYEVNDCDISETCTGDSGQCPPNLHKQDGYACHLNQGRCYGGECKNRESQCRYVWGPNAGASEKFCYEKLNTEGTEKGNCGKDREKWIPCSKHDVFCGYLLCTNIGRTPRIGQMKGDITPTSFNHQARLIDCSGGHVLLDDETDLGYVEDGTPCGPSMMCLDRKCLPIQSLNMTACPSGPNGQVCSAHGVCSNEAACSCDVTWAGTDCSMSDPPKEPPPKEDEGPKVSMATNRLIGAVAGTILALGVIFGGTGWGIENVKKRRYDPNASAI from the exons ATGTATCTGATATTTGTTTCAAGTCTTCTCGCAAGCATCCTTGTGTCCTGGCTGAGTCTAATCGCGGTAGCATCAACTG TTACCAGCGCAGTAGAgaatgaatttctgaaggctgcAACGTCGCCTGGCGTAAGCAGTGACAACTCAACGCGACACAGGGAAGAGCGTGAGGTCACCTATCCTTCCAGGCTCATCTATTACCTGAACGAGGATTCAGAGAGCACTTACCATGACCTGGATACTAAGACTCGGAACCAGGATGGAGAGAATCAG GTGGTGCACCTCGCTCAAGCCAGTTTTAAGTTAGAGGCCTTTGGCTCCAGATTCATACTGGATCTCACATTGAACAA TGACCTGCTATCTTCAGATTACGTGGAGATCCACTATGAAGATGGTGGCAAGCCTGTGCTGTCAAAG GGCGGTGAGCACTGCTATTACCACGGACATGTCAGGGGGGTGAAGGACTCTCGCGTTGCCCTTTCCACCTGCAACGGGCTGCA TGGAATGTTTGATGATGGAAACTATGTCTACAATATAGAACCCTTACAACAGACCCATCTCATA GATATGGCTGCCCGGCCCCACAACCTCTGCCGCACGCACACGCTGCAGTGGGCCCGCGACCCAGACAGCCTCA AGATGTCCTGGCTGAGACGCAGGAAGAAACGTGCT ATGCCCCGCAGTGTGTTTGAGGAGATGAAGTATCTGGAGCTCATGATAGTCGCCGATCACAACATG TATAAGAGACACAAGACCAAGCAACACACCAAGAACTTTGCCAAATCCGTGGTCAATCTGGTGGATGGT GTTTTCAAGGATCAACTGCACACACGAGTGGTTCTGGTCGGCATGGAGATCTGGACTGAACGGGACCAGATTCCCATAAGTGTGCGGCCCTTAGAGATGCTGCGGGACTTCGCCAAGTACCGGCAGCAGAGCATCAAGCAGTATGCAGATGTGGTGCAGCTCTTCTC CAATGTGACATTTCACTACCGCAGAAGCAGCGCCGCCTACTTTGCGGGTGTATGTTCATCGAGCCGGGGAGTCGGTGTCAATGAG TACGGCAATACATGGACAATGGCTGCCTCGCTTTTGCAAAGCCTGGCCCAGAACCTGGGCATCCAGTGGGACCCAGCCATCAAGAGAA AGGATTGTGGCTGTGTGGACTCCTGGGTGGGCTGCATCATGGAGGACACGGG CATCCAGCACCCGCGTAGGTTCTCCAAGTGCAGCATTTCCGATTACAAGGAGTTCCTGCTGAAGGGGCGCGGCTCTTGCCTTTTCAACCGACCCAACAAG CTTTTTGAGGCTACGGAGTGCGGCAATGGCTACGTGGAGGTGGGGGAGGAATGCGACTGTGGCCTGCGGGTG GACTGCTACAGGCAGTGCTGTAAGAAGTGCTCCCTCGCCAACGGCGCCCACTGCAGCGACGGGCGATGCTGCAACAATACCTGCCTG TTCTTCCCACGAGGAAACACTTGCCGCTACGAGGTTAATGACTGTGACATCTCCGAAACATGTACTGGGGACTCTGGCCAG TGCCCCCCCAACCTTCACAAGCAGGATGGCTATGCCTGCCACCTCAACCAG GGACGTTGCTATGGTGGTGAATGCAAGAACCGCGAGAGCCAGTGCAGATACGTATGGGGCCCAA ATGCTGGGGCATCGGAGAAGTTCTGCTACGAGAAGCTCAACACTGAGGGTACCGAGAAGGGCAACTGTGGGAAGGATAGAGAGAAGTGGATCCCGTGCAGCAAACA CGATGTGTTTTGTGGATACCTCCTCTGCACCAACATTGGCCGGACCCCTCGCATTGGCCAGATGAAGGGCGACATCACACCCACCTCCTTCAACCACCAGGCCAGGCTGATTGACTGCAG TGGTGGGCACGTCCTTCTGGATGACGAGACAGACCTGGGATATGTAGAGGATGGCACACCGTGTGGGCCCTCTATGATGTGCCTTGACCGCAAGTGTCTGCCCATCCAGTCCCTCAACATGACTGCCTGCCCCAGTGGCCCCAACGGTCAGGTGTGCTCCGCCCACGGG GTGTGCAGTAATGAGGCGGCATGCTCCTGTGATGTCACCTGGGCCGGGACGGACTGCAGCATGTCAGATCCCCCGAAGGAGCCCCCACCTAAGGAGGACGAAGGACCCAAGG TGAGCATGGCCACTAACAGGCTGATAGGGGCAGTAGCAGGGACCATTCTGGCCCTGGGGGTGATTTTTGGAGGCACAGGGTGGGGAATAGA
- the LOC111859686 gene encoding disintegrin and metalloproteinase domain-containing protein 23-like isoform X6, translated as MYLIFVSSLLASILVSWLSLIAVASTVTSAVENEFLKAATSPGVSSDNSTRHREEREVTYPSRLIYYLNEDSESTYHDLDTKTRNQDGENQVVHLAQASFKLEAFGSRFILDLTLNNDLLSSDYVEIHYEDGGKPVLSKGGEHCYYHGHVRGVKDSRVALSTCNGLHGMFDDGNYVYNIEPLQQTHLIDMAARPHNLCRTHTLQWARDPDSLKMSWLRRRKKRAMPRSVFEEMKYLELMIVADHNMYKRHKTKQHTKNFAKSVVNLVDGVFKDQLHTRVVLVGMEIWTERDQIPISVRPLEMLRDFAKYRQQSIKQYADVVQLFSNVTFHYRRSSAAYFAGVCSSSRGVGVNEYGNTWTMAASLLQSLAQNLGIQWDPAIKRKDCGCVDSWVGCIMEDTGIQHPRRFSKCSISDYKEFLLKGRGSCLFNRPNKLFEATECGNGYVEVGEECDCGLRVDCYRQCCKKCSLANGAHCSDGRCCNNTCLFFPRGNTCRYEVNDCDISETCTGDSGQCPPNLHKQDGYACHLNQGRCYGGECKNRESQCRYVWGPNAGASEKFCYEKLNTEGTEKGNCGKDREKWIPCSKHDVFCGYLLCTNIGRTPRIGQMKGDITPTSFNHQARLIDCSGGHVLLDDETDLGYVEDGTPCGPSMMCLDRKCLPIQSLNMTACPSGPNGQVCSAHGVCSNEAACSCDVTWAGTDCSMSDPPKEPPPKEDEGPKVSMATNRLIGAVAGTILALGVIFGGTGWGIES; from the exons ATGTATCTGATATTTGTTTCAAGTCTTCTCGCAAGCATCCTTGTGTCCTGGCTGAGTCTAATCGCGGTAGCATCAACTG TTACCAGCGCAGTAGAgaatgaatttctgaaggctgcAACGTCGCCTGGCGTAAGCAGTGACAACTCAACGCGACACAGGGAAGAGCGTGAGGTCACCTATCCTTCCAGGCTCATCTATTACCTGAACGAGGATTCAGAGAGCACTTACCATGACCTGGATACTAAGACTCGGAACCAGGATGGAGAGAATCAG GTGGTGCACCTCGCTCAAGCCAGTTTTAAGTTAGAGGCCTTTGGCTCCAGATTCATACTGGATCTCACATTGAACAA TGACCTGCTATCTTCAGATTACGTGGAGATCCACTATGAAGATGGTGGCAAGCCTGTGCTGTCAAAG GGCGGTGAGCACTGCTATTACCACGGACATGTCAGGGGGGTGAAGGACTCTCGCGTTGCCCTTTCCACCTGCAACGGGCTGCA TGGAATGTTTGATGATGGAAACTATGTCTACAATATAGAACCCTTACAACAGACCCATCTCATA GATATGGCTGCCCGGCCCCACAACCTCTGCCGCACGCACACGCTGCAGTGGGCCCGCGACCCAGACAGCCTCA AGATGTCCTGGCTGAGACGCAGGAAGAAACGTGCT ATGCCCCGCAGTGTGTTTGAGGAGATGAAGTATCTGGAGCTCATGATAGTCGCCGATCACAACATG TATAAGAGACACAAGACCAAGCAACACACCAAGAACTTTGCCAAATCCGTGGTCAATCTGGTGGATGGT GTTTTCAAGGATCAACTGCACACACGAGTGGTTCTGGTCGGCATGGAGATCTGGACTGAACGGGACCAGATTCCCATAAGTGTGCGGCCCTTAGAGATGCTGCGGGACTTCGCCAAGTACCGGCAGCAGAGCATCAAGCAGTATGCAGATGTGGTGCAGCTCTTCTC CAATGTGACATTTCACTACCGCAGAAGCAGCGCCGCCTACTTTGCGGGTGTATGTTCATCGAGCCGGGGAGTCGGTGTCAATGAG TACGGCAATACATGGACAATGGCTGCCTCGCTTTTGCAAAGCCTGGCCCAGAACCTGGGCATCCAGTGGGACCCAGCCATCAAGAGAA AGGATTGTGGCTGTGTGGACTCCTGGGTGGGCTGCATCATGGAGGACACGGG CATCCAGCACCCGCGTAGGTTCTCCAAGTGCAGCATTTCCGATTACAAGGAGTTCCTGCTGAAGGGGCGCGGCTCTTGCCTTTTCAACCGACCCAACAAG CTTTTTGAGGCTACGGAGTGCGGCAATGGCTACGTGGAGGTGGGGGAGGAATGCGACTGTGGCCTGCGGGTG GACTGCTACAGGCAGTGCTGTAAGAAGTGCTCCCTCGCCAACGGCGCCCACTGCAGCGACGGGCGATGCTGCAACAATACCTGCCTG TTCTTCCCACGAGGAAACACTTGCCGCTACGAGGTTAATGACTGTGACATCTCCGAAACATGTACTGGGGACTCTGGCCAG TGCCCCCCCAACCTTCACAAGCAGGATGGCTATGCCTGCCACCTCAACCAG GGACGTTGCTATGGTGGTGAATGCAAGAACCGCGAGAGCCAGTGCAGATACGTATGGGGCCCAA ATGCTGGGGCATCGGAGAAGTTCTGCTACGAGAAGCTCAACACTGAGGGTACCGAGAAGGGCAACTGTGGGAAGGATAGAGAGAAGTGGATCCCGTGCAGCAAACA CGATGTGTTTTGTGGATACCTCCTCTGCACCAACATTGGCCGGACCCCTCGCATTGGCCAGATGAAGGGCGACATCACACCCACCTCCTTCAACCACCAGGCCAGGCTGATTGACTGCAG TGGTGGGCACGTCCTTCTGGATGACGAGACAGACCTGGGATATGTAGAGGATGGCACACCGTGTGGGCCCTCTATGATGTGCCTTGACCGCAAGTGTCTGCCCATCCAGTCCCTCAACATGACTGCCTGCCCCAGTGGCCCCAACGGTCAGGTGTGCTCCGCCCACGGG GTGTGCAGTAATGAGGCGGCATGCTCCTGTGATGTCACCTGGGCCGGGACGGACTGCAGCATGTCAGATCCCCCGAAGGAGCCCCCACCTAAGGAGGACGAAGGACCCAAGG TGAGCATGGCCACTAACAGGCTGATAGGGGCAGTAGCAGGGACCATTCTGGCCCTGGGGGTGATTTTTGGAGGCACAGGGTGGGGAATAGA
- the LOC111859686 gene encoding disintegrin and metalloproteinase domain-containing protein 23-like isoform X3, producing the protein MYLIFVSSLLASILVSWLSLIAVASTVTSAVENEFLKAATSPGVSSDNSTRHREEREVTYPSRLIYYLNEDSESTYHDLDTKTRNQDGENQVVHLAQASFKLEAFGSRFILDLTLNNDLLSSDYVEIHYEDGGKPVLSKGGEHCYYHGHVRGVKDSRVALSTCNGLHGMFDDGNYVYNIEPLQQTHLIDMAARPHNLCRTHTLQWARDPDSLKMSWLRRRKKRAMPRSVFEEMKYLELMIVADHNMYKRHKTKQHTKNFAKSVVNLVDGVFKDQLHTRVVLVGMEIWTERDQIPISVRPLEMLRDFAKYRQQSIKQYADVVQLFSNVTFHYRRSSAAYFAGVCSSSRGVGVNEYGNTWTMAASLLQSLAQNLGIQWDPAIKRKDCGCVDSWVGCIMEDTGIQHPRRFSKCSISDYKEFLLKGRGSCLFNRPNKLFEATECGNGYVEVGEECDCGLRVDCYRQCCKKCSLANGAHCSDGRCCNNTCLFFPRGNTCRYEVNDCDISETCTGDSGQCPPNLHKQDGYACHLNQGRCYGGECKNRESQCRYVWGPNAGASEKFCYEKLNTEGTEKGNCGKDREKWIPCSKHDVFCGYLLCTNIGRTPRIGQMKGDITPTSFNHQARLIDCSGGHVLLDDETDLGYVEDGTPCGPSMMCLDRKCLPIQSLNMTACPSGPNGQVCSAHGVCSNEAACSCDVTWAGTDCSMSDPPKEPPPKEDEGPKEMSRREGTTPMPVPSKGRRGTAVTRKPFPWFRFSPTEGPIAALFWH; encoded by the exons ATGTATCTGATATTTGTTTCAAGTCTTCTCGCAAGCATCCTTGTGTCCTGGCTGAGTCTAATCGCGGTAGCATCAACTG TTACCAGCGCAGTAGAgaatgaatttctgaaggctgcAACGTCGCCTGGCGTAAGCAGTGACAACTCAACGCGACACAGGGAAGAGCGTGAGGTCACCTATCCTTCCAGGCTCATCTATTACCTGAACGAGGATTCAGAGAGCACTTACCATGACCTGGATACTAAGACTCGGAACCAGGATGGAGAGAATCAG GTGGTGCACCTCGCTCAAGCCAGTTTTAAGTTAGAGGCCTTTGGCTCCAGATTCATACTGGATCTCACATTGAACAA TGACCTGCTATCTTCAGATTACGTGGAGATCCACTATGAAGATGGTGGCAAGCCTGTGCTGTCAAAG GGCGGTGAGCACTGCTATTACCACGGACATGTCAGGGGGGTGAAGGACTCTCGCGTTGCCCTTTCCACCTGCAACGGGCTGCA TGGAATGTTTGATGATGGAAACTATGTCTACAATATAGAACCCTTACAACAGACCCATCTCATA GATATGGCTGCCCGGCCCCACAACCTCTGCCGCACGCACACGCTGCAGTGGGCCCGCGACCCAGACAGCCTCA AGATGTCCTGGCTGAGACGCAGGAAGAAACGTGCT ATGCCCCGCAGTGTGTTTGAGGAGATGAAGTATCTGGAGCTCATGATAGTCGCCGATCACAACATG TATAAGAGACACAAGACCAAGCAACACACCAAGAACTTTGCCAAATCCGTGGTCAATCTGGTGGATGGT GTTTTCAAGGATCAACTGCACACACGAGTGGTTCTGGTCGGCATGGAGATCTGGACTGAACGGGACCAGATTCCCATAAGTGTGCGGCCCTTAGAGATGCTGCGGGACTTCGCCAAGTACCGGCAGCAGAGCATCAAGCAGTATGCAGATGTGGTGCAGCTCTTCTC CAATGTGACATTTCACTACCGCAGAAGCAGCGCCGCCTACTTTGCGGGTGTATGTTCATCGAGCCGGGGAGTCGGTGTCAATGAG TACGGCAATACATGGACAATGGCTGCCTCGCTTTTGCAAAGCCTGGCCCAGAACCTGGGCATCCAGTGGGACCCAGCCATCAAGAGAA AGGATTGTGGCTGTGTGGACTCCTGGGTGGGCTGCATCATGGAGGACACGGG CATCCAGCACCCGCGTAGGTTCTCCAAGTGCAGCATTTCCGATTACAAGGAGTTCCTGCTGAAGGGGCGCGGCTCTTGCCTTTTCAACCGACCCAACAAG CTTTTTGAGGCTACGGAGTGCGGCAATGGCTACGTGGAGGTGGGGGAGGAATGCGACTGTGGCCTGCGGGTG GACTGCTACAGGCAGTGCTGTAAGAAGTGCTCCCTCGCCAACGGCGCCCACTGCAGCGACGGGCGATGCTGCAACAATACCTGCCTG TTCTTCCCACGAGGAAACACTTGCCGCTACGAGGTTAATGACTGTGACATCTCCGAAACATGTACTGGGGACTCTGGCCAG TGCCCCCCCAACCTTCACAAGCAGGATGGCTATGCCTGCCACCTCAACCAG GGACGTTGCTATGGTGGTGAATGCAAGAACCGCGAGAGCCAGTGCAGATACGTATGGGGCCCAA ATGCTGGGGCATCGGAGAAGTTCTGCTACGAGAAGCTCAACACTGAGGGTACCGAGAAGGGCAACTGTGGGAAGGATAGAGAGAAGTGGATCCCGTGCAGCAAACA CGATGTGTTTTGTGGATACCTCCTCTGCACCAACATTGGCCGGACCCCTCGCATTGGCCAGATGAAGGGCGACATCACACCCACCTCCTTCAACCACCAGGCCAGGCTGATTGACTGCAG TGGTGGGCACGTCCTTCTGGATGACGAGACAGACCTGGGATATGTAGAGGATGGCACACCGTGTGGGCCCTCTATGATGTGCCTTGACCGCAAGTGTCTGCCCATCCAGTCCCTCAACATGACTGCCTGCCCCAGTGGCCCCAACGGTCAGGTGTGCTCCGCCCACGGG GTGTGCAGTAATGAGGCGGCATGCTCCTGTGATGTCACCTGGGCCGGGACGGACTGCAGCATGTCAGATCCCCCGAAGGAGCCCCCACCTAAGGAGGACGAAGGACCCAAGG
- the LOC111859686 gene encoding disintegrin and metalloproteinase domain-containing protein 23-like isoform X4 — MYLIFVSSLLASILVSWLSLIAVASTVTSAVENEFLKAATSPGVSSDNSTRHREEREVTYPSRLIYYLNEDSESTYHDLDTKTRNQDGENQVVHLAQASFKLEAFGSRFILDLTLNNDLLSSDYVEIHYEDGGKPVLSKGGEHCYYHGHVRGVKDSRVALSTCNGLHGMFDDGNYVYNIEPLQQTHLIDMAARPHNLCRTHTLQWARDPDSLKMSWLRRRKKRAMPRSVFEEMKYLELMIVADHNMYKRHKTKQHTKNFAKSVVNLVDGVFKDQLHTRVVLVGMEIWTERDQIPISVRPLEMLRDFAKYRQQSIKQYADVVQLFSNVTFHYRRSSAAYFAGVCSSSRGVGVNEYGNTWTMAASLLQSLAQNLGIQWDPAIKRKDCGCVDSWVGCIMEDTGIQHPRRFSKCSISDYKEFLLKGRGSCLFNRPNKLFEATECGNGYVEVGEECDCGLRVDCYRQCCKKCSLANGAHCSDGRCCNNTCLFFPRGNTCRYEVNDCDISETCTGDSGQCPPNLHKQDGYACHLNQGRCYGGECKNRESQCRYVWGPNAGASEKFCYEKLNTEGTEKGNCGKDREKWIPCSKHDVFCGYLLCTNIGRTPRIGQMKGDITPTSFNHQARLIDCSGGHVLLDDETDLGYVEDGTPCGPSMMCLDRKCLPIQSLNMTACPSGPNGQVCSAHGVCSNEAACSCDVTWAGTDCSMSDPPKEPPPKEDEGPKGPSATNLIIGSIAGAILVAAIVLGGTGWGFKNVKKRRYDPNASAI, encoded by the exons ATGTATCTGATATTTGTTTCAAGTCTTCTCGCAAGCATCCTTGTGTCCTGGCTGAGTCTAATCGCGGTAGCATCAACTG TTACCAGCGCAGTAGAgaatgaatttctgaaggctgcAACGTCGCCTGGCGTAAGCAGTGACAACTCAACGCGACACAGGGAAGAGCGTGAGGTCACCTATCCTTCCAGGCTCATCTATTACCTGAACGAGGATTCAGAGAGCACTTACCATGACCTGGATACTAAGACTCGGAACCAGGATGGAGAGAATCAG GTGGTGCACCTCGCTCAAGCCAGTTTTAAGTTAGAGGCCTTTGGCTCCAGATTCATACTGGATCTCACATTGAACAA TGACCTGCTATCTTCAGATTACGTGGAGATCCACTATGAAGATGGTGGCAAGCCTGTGCTGTCAAAG GGCGGTGAGCACTGCTATTACCACGGACATGTCAGGGGGGTGAAGGACTCTCGCGTTGCCCTTTCCACCTGCAACGGGCTGCA TGGAATGTTTGATGATGGAAACTATGTCTACAATATAGAACCCTTACAACAGACCCATCTCATA GATATGGCTGCCCGGCCCCACAACCTCTGCCGCACGCACACGCTGCAGTGGGCCCGCGACCCAGACAGCCTCA AGATGTCCTGGCTGAGACGCAGGAAGAAACGTGCT ATGCCCCGCAGTGTGTTTGAGGAGATGAAGTATCTGGAGCTCATGATAGTCGCCGATCACAACATG TATAAGAGACACAAGACCAAGCAACACACCAAGAACTTTGCCAAATCCGTGGTCAATCTGGTGGATGGT GTTTTCAAGGATCAACTGCACACACGAGTGGTTCTGGTCGGCATGGAGATCTGGACTGAACGGGACCAGATTCCCATAAGTGTGCGGCCCTTAGAGATGCTGCGGGACTTCGCCAAGTACCGGCAGCAGAGCATCAAGCAGTATGCAGATGTGGTGCAGCTCTTCTC CAATGTGACATTTCACTACCGCAGAAGCAGCGCCGCCTACTTTGCGGGTGTATGTTCATCGAGCCGGGGAGTCGGTGTCAATGAG TACGGCAATACATGGACAATGGCTGCCTCGCTTTTGCAAAGCCTGGCCCAGAACCTGGGCATCCAGTGGGACCCAGCCATCAAGAGAA AGGATTGTGGCTGTGTGGACTCCTGGGTGGGCTGCATCATGGAGGACACGGG CATCCAGCACCCGCGTAGGTTCTCCAAGTGCAGCATTTCCGATTACAAGGAGTTCCTGCTGAAGGGGCGCGGCTCTTGCCTTTTCAACCGACCCAACAAG CTTTTTGAGGCTACGGAGTGCGGCAATGGCTACGTGGAGGTGGGGGAGGAATGCGACTGTGGCCTGCGGGTG GACTGCTACAGGCAGTGCTGTAAGAAGTGCTCCCTCGCCAACGGCGCCCACTGCAGCGACGGGCGATGCTGCAACAATACCTGCCTG TTCTTCCCACGAGGAAACACTTGCCGCTACGAGGTTAATGACTGTGACATCTCCGAAACATGTACTGGGGACTCTGGCCAG TGCCCCCCCAACCTTCACAAGCAGGATGGCTATGCCTGCCACCTCAACCAG GGACGTTGCTATGGTGGTGAATGCAAGAACCGCGAGAGCCAGTGCAGATACGTATGGGGCCCAA ATGCTGGGGCATCGGAGAAGTTCTGCTACGAGAAGCTCAACACTGAGGGTACCGAGAAGGGCAACTGTGGGAAGGATAGAGAGAAGTGGATCCCGTGCAGCAAACA CGATGTGTTTTGTGGATACCTCCTCTGCACCAACATTGGCCGGACCCCTCGCATTGGCCAGATGAAGGGCGACATCACACCCACCTCCTTCAACCACCAGGCCAGGCTGATTGACTGCAG TGGTGGGCACGTCCTTCTGGATGACGAGACAGACCTGGGATATGTAGAGGATGGCACACCGTGTGGGCCCTCTATGATGTGCCTTGACCGCAAGTGTCTGCCCATCCAGTCCCTCAACATGACTGCCTGCCCCAGTGGCCCCAACGGTCAGGTGTGCTCCGCCCACGGG GTGTGCAGTAATGAGGCGGCATGCTCCTGTGATGTCACCTGGGCCGGGACGGACTGCAGCATGTCAGATCCCCCGAAGGAGCCCCCACCTAAGGAGGACGAAGGACCCAAGG